A window of the Mesoplasma florum L1 genome harbors these coding sequences:
- a CDS encoding MerR family transcriptional regulator: MNNLTNSERLNENIKVITKQKLSIKEIATIFDVSEQTIRFYDSKGLLPFFEREDNNYRYTTVENLQWFKMVFLLRSAGMEIKNIKEYINLCMEGDSTVPQRLKIIQDQKKDLVSKIKGLQSELELLTSKEKHYKKILEENILDEWNPVNFEEIIQKKLK, translated from the coding sequence ATGAATAATTTAACAAATAGTGAAAGATTAAATGAAAATATAAAAGTAATTACAAAACAAAAATTAAGTATTAAAGAAATAGCAACTATATTTGATGTTTCAGAACAAACAATTAGATTTTATGATTCTAAAGGTTTATTACCATTTTTTGAAAGAGAAGATAATAATTACAGATATACAACAGTTGAAAATTTGCAATGATTTAAAATGGTTTTCTTGCTAAGATCAGCTGGAATGGAAATCAAGAATATAAAAGAATATATAAATTTATGTATGGAAGGTGATTCAACCGTTCCTCAAAGACTAAAGATAATCCAAGATCAAAAGAAAGATTTAGTTTCAAAAATTAAAGGCTTACAATCTGAACTTGAATTGCTAACAAGTAAAGAAAAACACTACAAAAAAATTCTTGAAGAAAATATATTGGATGAATGAAATCCAGTTAATTTTGAAGAAATTATACAAAAAAAATTAAAATAA
- a CDS encoding SDR family oxidoreductase, whose product MKNKVWFVTGAGQGIGLVVTKELLKKGHQVIATSRNKDKIEEAIGANENLLALSVDIKDLKAVEKAVKSGVEKFGGIDVLLNNAGYSQMWTFEETDMEDVKGNIETNLIGTLNVTHAVIPVMRKQKHGHIYITSSAWGYGTVPYNSVYAVVKFGLDGFAESISHELKTVGISISSIKPGGVRTNFLTSDSLQTGKSTIEEYAAGRDEWVNTVKSWNGYQDGNPQKYAEFIIGLTEKDSVPPMHIFAGRDSYEIAKNKISAVQKDMDTLEAQATNLHFEN is encoded by the coding sequence ATGAAAAATAAAGTATGATTTGTAACAGGAGCTGGACAAGGAATTGGATTAGTAGTTACAAAAGAATTATTAAAAAAAGGACATCAAGTTATTGCGACAAGTCGTAATAAAGATAAGATCGAAGAAGCAATTGGAGCTAATGAAAATTTATTAGCATTATCAGTAGATATTAAAGATCTAAAAGCTGTTGAAAAAGCAGTTAAATCAGGAGTTGAAAAATTTGGAGGAATTGATGTATTGTTAAACAATGCAGGTTATTCACAAATGTGAACTTTTGAAGAAACTGATATGGAAGATGTAAAAGGTAACATTGAAACTAATTTAATTGGTACTTTAAATGTGACACATGCAGTTATACCAGTAATGCGTAAACAAAAACATGGACACATTTACATTACATCATCAGCTTGAGGATATGGTACTGTTCCTTACAACAGTGTTTATGCTGTAGTTAAATTTGGATTAGATGGATTCGCAGAATCAATTAGCCATGAATTAAAAACTGTAGGAATTAGTATTTCAAGTATTAAACCTGGTGGAGTAAGAACAAACTTCTTAACTTCAGATTCTTTACAAACAGGAAAATCTACAATTGAAGAATATGCAGCTGGTAGAGACGAATGAGTTAACACAGTTAAATCATGAAATGGTTACCAAGATGGAAACCCTCAAAAATATGCAGAATTTATTATCGGTTTAACAGAAAAAGATTCTGTTCCACCAATGCACATATTTGCAGGTAGAGATTCATATGAAATTGCTAAAAACAAAATTTCAGCAGTTCAAAAAGATATGGATACTTTAGAAGCACAAGCAACAAACTTACATTTTGAAAATTAA
- a CDS encoding SDR family oxidoreductase, which yields MKNKVWFITGASQGFGLGITKKLLEQGHQVAATTRNPQKLVDELGANKNLLALKVDLSNQKEIDDAVAKTVSTFGSIDILLNNAGYGQLWTFEESTDKQIRECFEVNFFGTINVTRSVLPVMRKQKYGHIFTTSSIWGYVGVPYNSTYAAVKFATDGWTESISHELKPFGITVSCIKPGGFRTNFLSSGSLITGEETISDYKSGRDEWFTNLASFDKQQDGDPERYCDFIIDITKGDKVPPVHIFTGRDSYEYAENKIKQIKEDMEILKTEATDLHVR from the coding sequence ATGAAAAACAAAGTATGATTTATTACTGGAGCAAGCCAAGGGTTTGGTTTAGGGATAACAAAAAAACTTTTAGAGCAAGGACATCAAGTTGCAGCTACAACTAGAAATCCCCAAAAACTAGTTGATGAATTAGGCGCAAATAAAAATTTACTTGCTTTAAAAGTAGATCTTTCAAATCAAAAAGAAATAGATGATGCAGTGGCAAAAACTGTATCAACATTCGGGTCAATTGACATTTTATTAAATAATGCCGGTTATGGTCAATTATGAACTTTTGAAGAATCAACAGATAAACAAATAAGAGAATGTTTCGAAGTAAATTTCTTTGGAACAATTAATGTAACTCGTTCAGTTTTACCAGTAATGCGTAAACAAAAATATGGACATATATTTACAACTTCATCAATTTGAGGATATGTAGGTGTTCCTTATAATAGTACTTATGCAGCTGTTAAGTTTGCAACTGATGGTTGAACTGAATCAATCAGTCACGAATTAAAACCATTTGGTATAACAGTTTCATGTATCAAACCAGGAGGATTTAGAACAAACTTCTTAAGTTCAGGATCTTTAATTACTGGTGAAGAAACAATTTCAGACTATAAATCAGGAAGAGATGAATGATTTACTAACTTAGCTTCTTTTGATAAGCAACAAGATGGAGATCCTGAAAGATATTGTGATTTTATAATCGATATTACTAAAGGTGATAAAGTACCTCCAGTTCACATTTTCACAGGAAGAGATTCTTATGAATATGCTGAAAATAAAATAAAACAAATCAAAGAAGATATGGAAATTCTTAAAACTGAAGCAACTGATTTACACGTAAGATAA
- the pfkA gene encoding 6-phosphofructokinase: protein MKRIGVLTSGGDAPGMNNAIAGVVKAAEAQGIEVYGVRDGYKGLINGWFEKLDSKFALEIISKGGTVLGSARLPEFKEESVRQKAVDQLKAHDIEALVVIGGDGSYMGAQRLTEMGINCIGLPGTIDNDIVSSDYTIGFDTALNTVIESVEKVRDTMQSHNRAAVIEVMGNGCGDLVTYAAIATQAEIFSPSESKLTVEQICEQAKKFAEANHRSLIILISEKQLDANELAKKVEEASGYVTRATILGHVQRGGRPSGMDRYLAFTAAIYAVEKLIEGKGGLYIGLSENKLVARDIESTLNMPKPDKTEFIEKIRLLNAKISK, encoded by the coding sequence ATGAAAAGAATTGGAGTTTTAACTTCAGGAGGAGATGCACCTGGAATGAATAATGCCATTGCTGGAGTTGTTAAAGCAGCTGAAGCACAAGGTATTGAAGTTTATGGTGTAAGAGATGGGTATAAAGGTTTAATTAATGGTTGATTTGAAAAATTAGATTCTAAATTTGCTTTAGAAATTATTTCAAAAGGTGGGACTGTTTTAGGTTCAGCTAGATTACCAGAATTCAAAGAAGAAAGTGTAAGACAAAAAGCTGTTGATCAATTAAAAGCACATGACATTGAAGCATTAGTTGTTATTGGTGGAGATGGAAGCTACATGGGAGCTCAAAGATTAACTGAAATGGGAATAAACTGTATTGGTTTACCAGGAACAATAGATAATGATATTGTTTCAAGTGATTATACAATTGGATTTGATACAGCATTAAATACAGTTATTGAATCAGTTGAAAAAGTGCGTGATACTATGCAATCACACAATCGTGCTGCCGTAATTGAAGTTATGGGAAATGGTTGTGGAGATTTAGTTACTTATGCAGCTATTGCAACTCAAGCAGAAATATTTTCACCAAGTGAAAGTAAATTAACTGTTGAACAAATATGTGAACAAGCTAAAAAATTTGCAGAAGCAAACCACAGAAGTTTAATAATATTAATTAGTGAAAAACAACTTGATGCTAATGAATTAGCAAAAAAAGTTGAAGAAGCAAGTGGTTATGTAACTAGAGCAACAATTTTAGGACATGTTCAAAGAGGTGGGCGCCCATCAGGTATGGATCGCTATTTAGCTTTTACAGCAGCAATTTATGCAGTTGAAAAATTAATTGAAGGTAAAGGTGGACTTTACATTGGTCTAAGTGAAAACAAACTTGTTGCAAGAGATATTGAGTCAACATTGAATATGCCAAAGCCAGATAAGACAGAATTTATCGAAAAAATAAGATTATTGAACGCAAAGATATCAAAATAG
- the pyk gene encoding pyruvate kinase, translated as MNKKELQARVKRTKIITTTGPSTNEPEQIRELFENGMTTIRLNFSHGDYEEQGYRIAGAKKVREELGKPVSILLDTKGPEIRVGKFVDGKQEVTANQSITIYTDAESFKNKECLSGEMTVAYDMSVDLKIGDTILIDDGKLEMTVEEVKPGVVKAIAFNNHLVKTNKRVNLPGVDFSMPFLAQKDINDIKYGVEQGVDYIAASFVNSAENVKEIRDILAEANGSDIQIISKIESQVGIDNIDAIIEASDGIMIARGDLGLEIPYYDVPYWEKIMIRKCREAGKVVIVATQMLETMTENPAPTRAEVTDVYFATELGADATMLSGESAAGDYPFITVNTMATINKRAEIEFYKKAYYQTQLENAKNSTSGPRADIAMDLAERTRDGQYEFAVVLSRTGALLKTISKFRPNVTILGVSESERLWTAFGVWHSIFMNKTANLLELEENVAQISEIAKLWGAKSGSKILVVRNKDIREITVA; from the coding sequence ATGAACAAGAAAGAATTACAAGCACGTGTAAAACGTACTAAAATTATTACTACAACTGGTCCATCAACAAATGAACCAGAACAAATAAGAGAATTATTTGAAAATGGAATGACAACAATACGTTTAAATTTTTCACATGGTGATTATGAAGAACAAGGTTACAGAATTGCTGGAGCTAAAAAAGTTAGAGAAGAATTAGGAAAACCTGTTTCTATTTTATTAGATACAAAAGGGCCTGAAATTCGTGTTGGTAAATTTGTAGATGGAAAACAAGAAGTTACTGCAAATCAATCAATTACAATTTACACAGATGCTGAATCATTCAAAAACAAAGAATGTTTATCAGGAGAAATGACTGTTGCTTATGACATGTCAGTTGATTTAAAAATTGGTGATACAATTTTAATCGATGATGGTAAATTAGAAATGACTGTTGAAGAAGTTAAACCAGGTGTTGTTAAAGCTATCGCTTTCAATAACCACTTAGTAAAAACTAACAAACGTGTTAACTTACCAGGTGTTGATTTCTCAATGCCATTCTTAGCTCAAAAAGATATCAATGATATTAAATATGGAGTTGAACAAGGTGTTGACTACATCGCTGCATCATTTGTTAACTCAGCTGAAAATGTAAAAGAAATTCGTGATATTTTAGCAGAAGCTAATGGATCAGATATTCAAATTATTTCAAAAATTGAATCACAAGTTGGAATTGACAACATTGATGCAATTATTGAAGCATCAGATGGAATTATGATTGCTCGTGGTGACTTAGGATTAGAAATTCCTTACTACGACGTACCATACTGAGAAAAAATAATGATCAGAAAATGTCGTGAAGCTGGTAAAGTTGTTATTGTTGCTACTCAAATGTTAGAAACAATGACAGAAAACCCAGCACCTACAAGAGCTGAAGTAACTGACGTTTACTTTGCTACTGAATTAGGAGCAGATGCAACAATGTTATCTGGAGAATCAGCAGCTGGAGATTACCCATTCATTACTGTTAACACAATGGCAACAATCAACAAACGTGCTGAAATAGAATTCTACAAAAAAGCATACTACCAAACTCAATTAGAAAACGCTAAAAACTCAACTAGTGGACCACGTGCAGATATTGCAATGGACTTAGCTGAAAGAACTCGTGATGGACAATATGAATTTGCTGTTGTTTTATCAAGAACTGGAGCTTTATTAAAAACTATTTCTAAATTTAGACCAAATGTAACAATTTTAGGTGTAAGTGAATCAGAAAGATTATGAACTGCATTTGGTGTATGACACTCAATCTTCATGAACAAAACTGCTAACTTATTAGAATTAGAAGAAAATGTTGCTCAAATCTCAGAAATTGCAAAATTATGAGGTGCAAAATCAGGATCAAAAATCTTAGTTGTAAGAAACAAAGATATTCGTGAAATTACAGTAGCTTAA
- a CDS encoding nuclear transport factor 2 family protein, with protein MMEKEIILKDFYDAFTKGDFKKMNSLYDKSIVFNDPIFKDLNHKQVTTMWKSLLSNKKESKFEVSYELLNENDYLFVRWTATYLFGQKRRKVINVVDSRMEVKDGKIIKHTDSFNFKKWAKQSIGGPGFIFGNQKWFKNKVSKAAIEKIS; from the coding sequence ATGATGGAAAAAGAAATAATCTTAAAAGATTTCTATGATGCATTTACTAAAGGTGATTTTAAGAAAATGAATAGTTTATATGATAAGTCAATTGTATTTAATGATCCAATATTTAAGGACTTAAATCACAAGCAAGTAACCACTATGTGAAAGTCATTATTATCAAATAAAAAAGAGTCAAAATTTGAAGTTTCATATGAACTTTTAAATGAAAATGACTATTTATTTGTTAGATGAACTGCTACATATTTATTTGGACAAAAAAGAAGAAAAGTTATTAATGTTGTAGATTCAAGAATGGAAGTTAAAGACGGTAAAATAATTAAACATACTGATTCTTTCAACTTTAAAAAATGAGCAAAACAATCAATAGGTGGACCTGGATTTATTTTTGGTAATCAAAAGTGATTTAAAAATAAAGTATCTAAAGCTGCTATTGAGAAAATCTCTTAA
- the thrS gene encoding threonine--tRNA ligase: MKIKLLDGSIKEFDQATNVRTIAETIAISLKKATAAAKVNGRYVSVDYVIEKDSNLELITNRHEDFYKTLNYTAAFVTGVAISELYKDVKLAKVLYKEDELEYGITFEVEPRIGLEELQNIQNKVNQIIKNESILSKEMDLKEAEEIFKGNQYQLHLAKEMFETYGEITVYTLNGVSIVSKHPITLNLKNIKVVEVQQLTGEYWLNDSKNIMLQKVHGMAAESIETLSSKKEILEDRRSRDHRIINKTLKIFGFDHLVGPGLPLWMPNGTIVKEEIKKYLKEKEWEYDYINVTTPVIGTVELYKKSGHWDHYGEDMFQPFNGGSGSDEQFILRPMNCPHHVAVYKQEQRSYRDLPLRIAEHALQHRYESSGSLTGLERVRAMELTDSHIFVRPDQVEAEFKSIYKLITEVLETFNIQIDYLSLSLRDPEDKVKYYQDDKMWDEAEAALEKVLQDLNIDYKKCIGEAAFYGPKLDIQIKTAQNHEITVSTIQLDFLLPKKFDVTYIDQNQEFKAPIMIHRGLIGTYERFIATLLEQTKGVLPLWLAPNQIEIIPVGSEENIEYANEVKKQLKKDFIRTHVDLRDERLSYKIRDAQTSKIPYQLVLGDQERKDNSVTYRQYGSEQQTTIKLNEFKNMITDLICNKK, from the coding sequence ATGAAAATTAAATTATTAGATGGATCAATTAAGGAATTTGATCAAGCAACAAACGTTAGAACAATAGCTGAAACAATAGCTATAAGTTTAAAAAAAGCTACTGCGGCAGCAAAAGTAAATGGAAGATATGTGTCAGTAGATTATGTTATTGAAAAAGATTCAAATTTAGAATTGATAACAAATAGACATGAAGACTTTTACAAAACATTGAATTATACTGCAGCTTTTGTTACAGGTGTTGCTATTTCAGAATTATATAAAGATGTTAAGCTTGCAAAAGTTTTATATAAAGAAGATGAACTTGAATATGGAATTACTTTTGAAGTTGAACCAAGAATTGGTTTAGAAGAATTACAAAACATTCAAAATAAAGTTAATCAAATAATTAAAAATGAATCAATTTTATCTAAGGAAATGGATTTAAAAGAAGCTGAAGAAATTTTTAAAGGAAATCAGTATCAATTACATTTAGCAAAGGAAATGTTTGAAACCTATGGTGAAATAACTGTTTATACATTAAATGGTGTTTCAATAGTTTCTAAACACCCAATAACTTTAAATTTAAAAAATATAAAAGTTGTTGAGGTTCAACAATTAACTGGTGAATATTGATTAAATGATTCTAAAAATATCATGTTACAAAAAGTTCATGGTATGGCCGCAGAAAGTATTGAAACTTTGTCTTCTAAAAAAGAAATTCTAGAAGATAGAAGAAGTAGAGACCACAGAATTATAAACAAAACTTTAAAAATATTTGGTTTTGATCATTTAGTAGGTCCTGGATTGCCTTTATGAATGCCAAATGGAACAATCGTTAAAGAAGAAATCAAAAAGTATCTTAAAGAAAAAGAATGAGAATATGACTACATTAATGTAACTACTCCAGTTATAGGGACTGTTGAATTGTATAAAAAATCAGGACACTGAGACCACTATGGAGAAGATATGTTCCAACCATTTAATGGTGGAAGTGGTAGTGATGAACAATTCATTTTAAGACCAATGAACTGTCCACACCACGTTGCTGTTTATAAACAAGAACAAAGAAGTTACAGAGATTTACCTTTAAGAATTGCTGAACATGCTTTACAACATAGATATGAATCAAGTGGTAGTTTAACAGGATTAGAACGTGTTAGAGCGATGGAATTAACTGATAGCCATATTTTTGTTAGACCAGACCAAGTTGAAGCAGAATTTAAATCAATTTATAAATTAATTACTGAAGTATTAGAAACATTTAATATTCAAATTGATTACTTAAGCTTAAGTTTAAGAGATCCAGAAGATAAAGTTAAATACTATCAAGATGATAAAATGTGAGACGAAGCTGAGGCAGCTTTAGAAAAAGTTTTACAAGACTTAAATATTGATTATAAGAAATGTATTGGTGAAGCAGCATTCTATGGTCCTAAATTAGACATACAAATTAAAACAGCTCAAAATCATGAAATAACTGTTTCTACAATTCAATTAGACTTCTTACTACCAAAGAAATTTGATGTAACATATATTGACCAAAATCAAGAATTTAAAGCTCCAATCATGATTCATAGAGGTTTAATTGGAACTTATGAAAGATTTATTGCAACATTGTTAGAACAAACTAAAGGTGTATTACCATTATGATTGGCTCCTAATCAAATTGAAATTATTCCTGTTGGAAGTGAAGAAAATATTGAGTATGCAAATGAAGTAAAAAAACAATTAAAAAAAGATTTTATTAGAACTCATGTAGATTTAAGAGATGAAAGATTAAGTTACAAAATACGTGATGCTCAAACAAGTAAAATACCTTATCAATTAGTTCTTGGTGATCAAGAAAGAAAAGATAATTCTGTTACTTACCGTCAATATGGTAGCGAGCAACAAACAACAATTAAGTTAAATGAATTTAAAAATATGATTACAGATTTAATTTGTAATAAGAAGTAG
- the trxA gene encoding thioredoxin yields MAEMIKVSTKEEFDKIISEGKTFVDFNATWCGPCKMQMPLVHMLAQKTEGVKFIDLDVDLVPEVAKEYQVMSIPTLMLFENGKESKKNVGFMDPTKLDNFVK; encoded by the coding sequence ATGGCAGAAATGATTAAAGTTTCAACAAAAGAAGAATTTGACAAAATTATTAGCGAAGGTAAAACATTTGTTGATTTTAACGCTACATGATGTGGACCTTGTAAAATGCAAATGCCTTTAGTACATATGCTTGCACAAAAAACTGAAGGTGTTAAATTTATCGACTTAGATGTAGATTTAGTTCCTGAAGTAGCTAAGGAATACCAAGTTATGTCAATTCCAACTTTAATGTTGTTTGAAAACGGAAAAGAATCTAAAAAAAATGTAGGATTTATGGATCCAACAAAATTAGATAACTTTGTAAAATAA
- a CDS encoding DeoR/GlpR family DNA-binding transcription regulator: MIKKQRQSIILNFLKGKKIVAIETLSNELKIPLTTLRRDLAELEELKKIVKLHGGVEYKEPAFIYEDFFEKKIKDNVKEKETIAKEAIKKIKKNDSIFIDSGSNGYFIAKNLKADLNLQIVTNSIYNILELVKNGHDNVYLLGGKFTNVTGAILGFEALEALKNYNFDIAFLGVNAVDENGNIYTTSPEHAQVKIEVIKNSRESYGLADSSKLDRKSFYKFADKESIKLI; encoded by the coding sequence ATGATTAAAAAACAAAGACAATCAATAATTTTAAATTTTTTAAAGGGTAAAAAAATTGTTGCTATTGAAACCCTTTCGAATGAATTAAAGATTCCACTTACAACGTTAAGAAGAGACTTAGCAGAACTTGAAGAACTAAAAAAGATAGTAAAGTTACATGGTGGAGTTGAGTACAAGGAACCCGCATTCATCTATGAAGATTTTTTTGAAAAGAAAATTAAAGATAATGTTAAGGAAAAAGAAACAATTGCCAAGGAAGCAATAAAAAAAATCAAAAAGAACGATTCAATTTTTATTGATTCAGGTTCAAATGGTTATTTTATTGCTAAAAATTTAAAAGCTGACCTAAATCTACAAATAGTAACAAACTCAATTTACAATATTTTGGAACTTGTAAAAAATGGTCACGACAATGTTTACTTACTTGGTGGTAAGTTTACTAATGTAACGGGAGCTATTTTAGGATTTGAAGCTTTAGAAGCTTTAAAAAATTATAATTTTGATATTGCATTTTTGGGTGTTAATGCTGTTGATGAAAATGGAAACATATATACAACAAGTCCAGAGCATGCACAAGTTAAAATCGAAGTTATTAAAAATTCAAGAGAAAGCTATGGTTTAGCTGACTCAAGCAAATTAGATAGAAAATCCTTCTATAAGTTCGCTGACAAAGAATCAATTAAATTAATATAA
- the pfkB gene encoding 1-phosphofructokinase, translating to MIYTVTLNPALDHIIETDGFNIGETNYYKNEYVVIGGKGINVSIILNNLEAKVLSTGILGSNNKNSFLEKFDENNLKNKFFINKGVTRTNLKIKNLSKFEETELNGLGSTVSLEIINELKTFLNDNLKSGDILVAAGSIPAGVKNNIYEEIGNIANEKNALFILDTSKVNMLNGLKTKPYLIKPNIEEICEILNLPFKEYTFEETCEMVKKLKSLGARNVLLSRGSKGSYFFSEKGEIFETGIAKGKLVNSVGSGDSMIAGFTYGLYKNLSIEECLQFGAAAGGATAFTEWLGLKEDILKLKQEIKVNKIK from the coding sequence ATGATATATACAGTAACACTAAATCCTGCTCTAGATCATATTATTGAAACTGATGGATTTAATATTGGTGAAACTAATTATTACAAAAATGAATATGTTGTAATTGGTGGAAAAGGTATTAATGTTTCTATTATTTTGAATAATTTAGAAGCAAAAGTTTTATCTACTGGTATCTTGGGATCAAATAATAAAAATTCGTTTTTAGAAAAATTTGATGAAAACAATTTAAAAAACAAATTTTTTATAAATAAAGGTGTAACAAGAACAAATTTGAAAATAAAAAACTTATCTAAGTTTGAAGAAACTGAATTAAATGGTTTAGGTTCAACAGTAAGTTTAGAGATAATAAATGAATTAAAAACCTTTTTAAACGATAACTTAAAAAGCGGTGATATTTTAGTTGCTGCAGGAAGTATACCAGCTGGTGTTAAAAATAATATTTATGAAGAAATAGGAAATATTGCAAATGAAAAGAATGCTTTATTTATTTTAGACACATCAAAGGTAAACATGTTAAATGGTTTAAAAACAAAACCTTATTTAATAAAACCAAATATAGAAGAAATATGTGAAATTTTAAATTTACCATTTAAAGAATATACTTTTGAAGAAACATGTGAAATGGTAAAAAAATTAAAATCATTAGGAGCTAGAAATGTTTTATTAAGCAGAGGAAGCAAAGGTAGTTATTTCTTTTCAGAAAAAGGAGAAATTTTTGAAACAGGAATAGCAAAAGGTAAATTAGTTAATTCAGTTGGATCTGGAGATAGTATGATTGCTGGATTCACATATGGATTATATAAAAATTTATCAATAGAAGAATGCCTTCAATTTGGAGCTGCAGCAGGTGGGGCAACTGCCTTTACCGAATGATTAGGATTAAAAGAAGACATTTTAAAATTAAAACAAGAAATTAAAGTTAACAAAATAAAATAG